The Ornithorhynchus anatinus isolate Pmale09 chromosome X5, mOrnAna1.pri.v4, whole genome shotgun sequence nucleotide sequence CAGATTTCGACAAAGTCATTTGATTTCATTTGTGCAGGCTTACCTCTCACTCAATCAAAacgttttttgatttttttctgagaGTCAAGCACTTTGATTTAATCCACCTGAGCCAGTGTCCTACTGAgggcttgggttttttttaaacgaGACACACAGGAAAACAATAACAGCCGTGAATAAACGTGATAAATCGGTACATGAAATACCCTTCCCCTTTACctcctcgcgcccccccccccaccaaaacacACACATTAAATTCAGCTAGGAGACTACTGAATAAGCCTAGGGTGACGAAGGCTCAGACCAGCCCCCTGCTATGTGGCTGCTCGGCTCAGGGAAAGACATCACACCGTCCTCCAGTAGAGTCAGTTCCTCCATGCCCTGCAAGTGGGGTGCTTGCTGGAACAGCCCCAAAAGGCTCCCCCGTGATGCCACGCCTGTTTGCTGCAGGCCTTGCTCCCCCAAGACCTTGACAAGGAAGTTGATGTACCTCATCGCCAGTCTGAGGGTTTCATTCTTGCTCAGCTTTTTGTCTGGCGGGTGAGTCGGAATAAGCTTCCTCAGTTTGGCAAAGGCGCTGTTGACGTTCTGCTGCCTCCACCGTTCCCTGGAATTCGTGAAGACCTTTCTGGTCATTCTGAGGTTCCTGAGGTGGATAAAAATGACCATCAAAATTTCAATCGATTTAGCCCTATTTTAAGGCTGCTGGTATATGAGATCGGGGAAGCTACATATACTCACAAATTGGTTATCCTCTTGGGGTGGCTGCATTCACTGTCTCTAAAGGAAGACCCCAACCATTGCATAGAGTACTCTTAGTAAAGTTTGGATCTAGTAGGTTtcattaaaaaatatcattactcTGACTCCATATGTACAtatgggaacgcctcttggaggaggtgatttttaagtaaggttttgaagagggaaagagaatcagtttggcggaggtgaggagggagggcgttccaggaccgcgggaggacgtgacccaggggtcgacggcgggataggcgagaccgagggacagtgaggaggtgggtggcagaggagcggagcgtgcggggtgggcggtagaaagagagaagggaggagaggtaggaaggggcaaggtgatggagagccttgaagcctagagtgaggagtttttgtttggagcggaggtcgataggcaaccactggagttgtttaagaaggggagtgacatgcccagatcgtctctgcaggaagatgagccgggcagcggagtgaagaatagaccggagcggggcgagagaggaggaagggaggtcagagagaaggctgacacagtagtctagccgggatataacgagagcctgtaacagtaaggtagccatttgggtggagaggaaagggcggatcttggcgatattgtagaggtgaaaccggcaggtcttggtagcggataggatgtgtggggtgaacgagagagacgagtcaaggatgacaccgagattgcgggcctgcgggacgggaaggatggtcgtgccatccacggtgatactgTGTCACATGTCACACAATACTGTGTCACAGTGTCACACAATAGTGTCacacaataagagaagcagcgtggctcagtggaaagagcacgggctttggagtcagggctcatgagttcgaatcccagctctgccacttgtcggctgtgtgactgtgggcaagtcacttaacttctccgtgcctcagtaccctcatctgtaaaatggggattaagactgtgagctccacgtgggacaacgtgattcccctatgtctaccccagcgcttagaacagtgctcggcacatagtaagcgcttaacaaataccaacattaaaggctgacacagtagtctagccgggatataacgagagcccgtaataggaaggtagccgtttgggtggagaggaaagggcggatcttggcgatattgtagaggtgaaaccggcaggtcttggtaacggataggatgtgtggggtgaacgagagggacgagtcaaggatgacaccgagattgcgggcctgcgggacgggaaggatggtcgtgccatccacggtgatggagaagtctgggagcggaccgggcttgggagggaagatgaggagctcagtcttgctcatgttgagttttaggtggcgggccgacatccaggtggagacgtcccggaggcaggaggagatgcgagcctgaagggagggggagaggacaggggcggagatgtagatctgcgtgtcatctgcgtagagatggtagtcaaagccgtgagagcggatgagttcaccgagggagtgagtgtaaaggaaGTA carries:
- the TAL2 gene encoding T-cell acute lymphocytic leukemia protein 2, whose amino-acid sequence is MTRKVFTNSRERWRQQNVNSAFAKLRKLIPTHPPDKKLSKNETLRLAMRYINFLVKVLGEQGLQQTGVASRGSLLGLFQQAPHLQGMEELTLLEDGVMSFPEPSSHIAGGWSEPSSP